One Metamycoplasma gateae genomic window, GTAAATAGTCATAAGTTAATTGGAGCATAATATCCTGCTGTTTCTCCAGGAGCTGAATCTCATAATAATGCTGGTCATGTATATGAGTTTCATGAAGCTAAAGCTGTTAATATTATAACTGTTCATGTTGTAGCTTTTACCATTGGTAAAGCTATGTTAAAAAAGTATTTAATTCCACTAGCACCGTCTAACATTGATGATTCTTTAACTGAATTTGGAATTGCTTCAAATGCATTTTTATACATATAAGCATTGAAGATTGAAGTTGCAAATGGAACGATCATAGCAACTATAATAAATGGGTTACCATTTCCAATTCATCCAGCTTTTGAAACTAGTGTATATTGTAATGAAATAAGTGTAATTTCTGGTATTACCATTAATGATAGAAATAGACCAAAGAAAGCACTTTTTCCTCTTCAATTTCTCATTGATAATGCATATCCTAATGATACTGCAAAGAATAATCTAACAACCACTGAAATAGATGTATATCCTGCGGTAAATACAAGAGATTGTAAATAACCTTCTTTTATTGATTTTGAGAAGTTAGATCAATTTAGACTTGTTCCTAAAAAAGCTCCAGAGAAAGTCTTACCGTTTTGAACATACTTAGAGTGTTCAAATGGTCACCAAGCTATTTTAAAACCTTGGTCTTCATAGAATTTTGGATCTACTAATGATTGCTCAATCATAAAGTAAAATGGAAGAATTATTAAGAAACTAAAAAACGTTAAAATCGCAACTTTGAATGACCATTCAAATATTTTTCCTAACACATTTGTTGTTGTGTACGGTTTGGTCATCAACTCTTGTTTAGATTTTAAAACTGATTTTTCTCTTTTGTATCTCAGCTTTAAGCTTGTTAGCAACATTTTTTTCTCCTAACTTGATTTTTAGTTTGTAGATTGATGATACTGATTTCTTAAGTGAATATGAAATTGTAACACCTAGTATAAATAAGAATACCGATGCAGCCATGGCTCTTCCAAACCCTGCTGTAGCGAATCTTACTGCTTGGAAAATATAGATTAATAAAGTACTTCCTTGTTCAGCTATAGCCTGACTTGCGTCGTTGTTATATAAAGCAAGTGGGAATACTTTAATACCATTAATAATGCCTATAGTAAATAGAAATGAAATTGTTTTTTGAATAGATGGTAGTGTTATTCTAAAGAATTGTCTAGAACTTGAAGCTCCATCTATTGCAGATGATTTATATAAATCTGGATTAACTGATAGCATTGCAGTTGTCAAGATTAATACTTGAAATGCTAAACCACCTCAAACACCTCTTATTAAAATAACAATAAAAGGATTTCATCTGCTACCCGAGCCATATAGTAATGGGAACAATGCCCCTTCTGACGATTTACCAAATAATGCAGTAAATGTTAAGGAAACAGCAACAGCTCCAGTCATATATGGTAGGAAAAATACTGTTTGTCAAAAGCTACGAGCGTGTTTTCTTATTATTGTAGCAATTGCTGAACTTATTAAAATAGAAATAGTTAATCCAATTGGTAAAGCAATAACTGCATATAGTAATGAGTTAATTATTGCTGTGTGGAACTTAGGGTCATTTAATATACCAACTGTTCCTTTTGATTTGTAGTAATTATCAATTGACCATCCGTATTCTCTAAATGATGATGGTGCTCTAAATGAACCAATAATAACAAATATAAATGGAATAATTACCATAAATAATAAAACTATTAAAGATGGCAACATTAGTAAGAATGGTTTCCAGAATGGAGTTCTGGTATTTAAAATACTTAATGCTTCACCAGTTTTTTTAATACGGTATTTTTTTCAAAAATAAGTGTTCATTAAATTCTTTCCTTACTATCAACATCAAACATATGGTACAATTCTTCTCTTTTAATTGATAATTTTACTGTTTCACCGATTTCGTATTTAGTTTTTGCACCTAGGAAAACGTTAGCTATTTTGTTTATTTCTTTAATAAATATTTGAGCTTGAATCTCTTTACCTAAATATTCAACTAGTTTAATATCACCGGTAATAATTCCCTTTTCATCTTCAATCAATGATTCTCCACGGAAACCTAAATCAATAGTTTCTTTTTCATATCCTTTTGGAGCTTTTGTTAATTTTTTACCTGAATAGTATACATAACCATTTTTAACTTCTGTTTCAAAAATTGTCATTTCAGGCATACCAAGGAATTTAGCAACAAATTCATTCTTAGGTTTTAAATATAAATCCATTGGAGCACCTATTTGTTGTACCTTAGCAGTCGACATACAAATAATTTTGTCACTAATTGACATAGCTTCTTCTTGGTCGTGTGTAACAAAAACTGTTGTAATACCAAGTTCTTGTTGAATTGAACGTATTCATTTTCTTGTAGAAATACGTAATTTTGCATCTAGGTTTGATAATGGTTCATCAAGTAAAAGAATTTTTGGTTTTTTAACAATTGCTCTAGCGATTGCAACACGTTGTTGCTGTCCTCCAGATAATTGCGTTGGTCTTTTACCTAAGTTTTTTGTTATTTCAACTCTTTGTGCAACATCCAATACATCTCTAACTATTGCTTCTTCAATAGTTAAAACATCTTTACTAAATATTTTTATTTCTTTTTGCAATTCTTCAGGAAGCTTTAGAGCTAATTCATTTAATGCTTTTTTAACATTAGTGCTTTTAATTGCTTTTTGTTCAAAAATTGGTAAAAGTAGTTCTCTAATTTTTTCTGAATAAACGGTTTGAGTTTCTTTTTCTACTAATTTGATACGTTTTTTAATTTCTTTAATTTGTTCATTCAAAGGATCTGCTTTTTGTTCGGCAAGTTTCGAATTTAATTTTTCTTTTGCTTCTTTAACTTTTTGTGTATATTCATTTTTTGTTGAATTATATTTTTCGACATAAGCTCTTTTAAGTTCTGAAATTTTTTGTTTTAATTCATTCTTAATTGCTGTTATATCATCTTTATTTTTTTGTTTTAATGAAGCAATTTCTGAATCAAAATCATTATCATTTAATTTATCGTTAGCTATCGCGATTTCTTGTCTATCTTTAATTTCGTTTAAATTCTTTTCAAGTTCTTTTTTAAAATTAAAGATCGAATTCTTCGCTTGCTCTTTGCTTTCTCTAATATCTTTTAAAACTTTTTTCGTTAAGTTTGATAATAAAGCAGTTTTTTTAGTCAAAATGAAATTGTAATCGTTTAATTCCTTATCAATAATATTATTGAAATTTGTTTTTAATTCCGTTAAGTAATTTCTTGTTTCTTTTGGATTATCAATTGTGTGATATAACATTGTTCTTGTCTCTGAAATTACTTCTTCGGGAACGTTAAAATATTTGAAAACTAATTCAAATATTTTTTGTTGAGCTAATTTAGATTTTTCAATTGTTTCTTCTTTTCAATGTTTGTCGTTTAATAGTGGGAATGCTATATTATCATACACAGTCATGTGTGGGTATAATGCATAGTTTTGAAATACTAAACCTAATTCTCTTTGTTGTGGAGAAAATTTAGTAACATCAACACCTGAGAAAAATAATTTTCCTGATGTAGGACGCAATAAACCTGATATAGCATTTAGCGTAGTAGTTTTACCTGAACCCGATGGCCCTAGTAAAGTAACTAATTCACCTTTTTCAATAACGAAAGACGCATTGTCAACTGCTAGTGATTCACCAAAGTCAATTACTAAATCTTTAACTTCAATGGCAGGAACTAGTTTTTTTGCTTGATAACGTTCTTTTGAAAAGCTATGAATATCACTTTGTGTTAATCCACTGTTTGCTTTTTCCATATTTTTTCCTTGTACTTTTTATTTTTTATTATTTACTTTATCTAAAAATTCATATATATTGTTTTGTGCGTTATTAAATTTTTTAGCATTGTTTTTTTCGATATTAAATGGATATAGAAATTGATAAGCATCACTCATTAACGATGATCCATGAGCAATGTATTCTTTTGCTAAATCCATTGGAGTATAGAATTTTATATTTTGACTCGTTCCATTCAATACTACATTAACCCCATCCTTAGCATAAAAGCCTCGTTGCTTAGTATAACCGTGATTAAATGCTCTAGCAATATAAGGTAATAAATATGACTTAATTGATGATTTTTTAATTTTTTCATAGTCAGTTATAAAATTCTTAAGTTCGTTATTATTAATTCTTGGTAATGTTCATCCATTTGCTAGCATATTAATGCTGAAGTTTTGTTCGTAATTTTCACCAAAGAATAAGTATCCAATTTTTCTATCATATGATCCATCTGACCAGTTTTCAGATATTATTCTGACTCTTGTGTTTGCTGGTAAAATACTTTCAACATATTCACTATCTAAATGTGCAAGTTTTTTTTCTCTTTCTGTAACGTCACGAACATTTTGTTCTAATGTATCTATTAATGCTATTCTTATTTTAATCTCATCACCAACATTAAAAGCTGTTGTTCTTTCGTTTTTTTCTAAAACACGAACTAGCATTGTATCGCCATCATAAATTTTAACAATCTCTGCATCAATGGCTGAATAAACTTCTCAAAGTGAGATATTAACAGTTTCTTCTTCTCTTGTTTCAAGGTTTTTGATTCTTGTTATATCAACTTTTTGATCAAAAATGTTTCCAACCTTATCGATATTTTCCTTTTCTACACTAAATGTAGAATTTAATTGCAATTCATCGTAATACTTAGCATCTTTATTTACACAAGAAATAGCAACTAATGGCATTGCTAATGTTGGAGTTAATAAGAAAAATGGTATTTTTTTCATGTAAACCTCTGCGAAAAAACAAACACATCTAAAAAGTGTGCATGTTTTTCATAAACTTATATTTATTTAAATAATTCGTGAATTTTAGCTAAAAATTGCTCGAATGTAACTACTTGATTTGCTGCAACTGAGCCAACAAGATTTCTTCCAGCTGTTCCAATTGCATCTCTTAATTTATCCGATAAAACTGATGAAATATCTTCAGCAGCTTGATATTTATCGTCTTTACCAATTAATTTAAAGTTATCAAAAGCAATCTTGTTTGCTTCATTTAATTTTGAATGTGCTGTATTTCCATCTTGGAAATATGTAGTTGTTGGCGAAATATAGTTACCATATTGGTTGAATGCATCAATTGCGTGAATATTTTGGAAATTTTGTTTCTTTTTATCTCTACCAATTGAAATATTTGAAATGTTTTGATTAAATAATCATTTTACAAATAATTTGGTTGCATTATTTTCTCTTTCATTTGCATGAACTAGAACTAATGAAGGTCCTTGAATGAAAACAGATTTTTTATCTTCTTTGCCTTTTGTTAAAGGAGCACTAATTCAATCAGCATCTTGTTTATTTAATAATTTATCTGCTGTAATTGTTTCTTTTTGTACTAATGAAGGATCAATTAAAATATATTTCTTACCATCATTTTTAAATATTGTTCCAAGAGCAATAACTTTTGATCTATCCGATTCTTGTACAGCGTATTTTTTATTATTTGAAAATATAATGTTTGTTCCATCAAAATCTAATTGATACAATTCATAATTAGGGTGTTCTGTTGATTTTGTAGTAACTGTTGTTTCTGCTTCTTCTGATGAGAATTGTTTATCAAATCTTCCGACAGTTGTACCTTCTGGTAAATTAAATGCAAAAATGTTATTAGTGTATTTACCACTTTTAATTTTTAATTTAATTCCTTTTGCTTTTTCCTCTTCATTCGAAGCGCTCAAGGTAGCTTCGTTAGAAACTGTATTTGGTTTTTCACCAATATATTTAATTTCTTGATTTCCATCTCTTACAAATGTATGAGTAAATCCTGCTGTCGAACCAATACTAATAGCCATTTTATGTCTAGTTAATAAGTTTGAACCATATGAACCACCACCACCAATTCAAACAGCACCAACTTTAATACCATCAAAAATTGTTTGTAGTAATTCCTTAAATAAAGTGTTTTGTGCAGTGTTTTCTTCTAAGAATGATTCATAATCATAACCACCAGTTATTTCATGAGCTGAAGAAGGTGTTATGTATTGTTGTGATTTATCACCTTTTGTCTTAGAAACGTTCATAACATTAATAGCTGATGCTAATGAGTCAATACCGATTATAGCTTTATTCAAATCTGCTGGATATAATCTTTTTGCTGCTATTGCAAATTTAATTAATTCTGCATATGAAGTAAAAATATCATCAGAAAGAACTAAATTCATTTCTTTAATAGCTTTATTTCTTGAATCTTCATCTGTTGCTTTTGCATTTTTTCAATCTTCATCAACAGCCTTACCATCAGATTCTTTAACGCTTTCATAGTAATCGATGTATTTTTTCAATAAGGTTGTATTTGTACCTTCTGTGTATTGAACGCCTTCAATTTCTTTTAATTCTTTTAGCATTTTTCCAAGTACAACTTTGTTAACTGCTTGCATTTCTGAAGAACGTGAAAACGGAACAACTCATTTTTCATTCTTTTGTATATTTCCACCGATTTCTTCGTTTACATTTTTGAATGCTGGGGCGATGCCTAAGGATTCATATGTTTCATTATCTAAACTTAAGTTCATGCTGTATTGAGCTAAAATTGAAGCTGCTGTTGGGTAGTTAACAATAATATTTCAAAATGTTTTTTGTTCCTTAGCTGATAATTTTGTTGTTAAAGGACCTGTACTGTATCCATTTGGTAGAAAATCAATCGCTACTGGTAAATAACCCTGATTTACTCTTTGTAATTTTTCTTCATCTGTTCCTGAATTTAGTCAATTATTATATTCAGCAATAATTGCTTTCATGGCAACACCTTGGTCGTTTGTTTCAGAAAATCCTGTAGCAAGTTTTAATATACCATCATCTACTTGATCAAATTTTGCTTCTTGCTTACATGAAGCTAAAATAAGAGGTAGTGAAAATGCTGATAATCCGCCCACTGAAATTAAAAATTTTTCAAATTTTTTCATTTTTTACCTTTCAATATAAATTTAATATAAAAATTTATGAATAAAAATAACTAATTTATAACTATAAATAAAAATACAACAACAATTAGAACACTAATCGTTGTTGTGCAATTGTATATATGAACTTTTTATTTTGTAATTCACATAATATATTTTATTATATTTTTATTTTATAAAATAAAAAATATGCAAATTACAAATTTTAACTTATAAACTAAATTTATAATAATAAAAAGAAACAAGAACTAAGTTCCTATTTTCTTTGCTTAATGATTAAAAATCATATTGATTAATTAATTAAAATAATTCAATTTCATAGATTGTTGTTTTGCCGTTAAATCTAAAAGGAATTACTATTTTTCCATCAGTTTTTTTATCAAATGATAATGCTTTTCTTGAAGAATTAGCATCTCCTGGGAATTCTATTTCTTTAGATTTTAGCATGTTAACAAATTTTTCATCAAATAAACCTGCTGTAAATGGTATTGTAGCAGTTTTACTTTTTGGTCCAAATGACAATGAGTTATCTTTTTTTGTTAATTTTATATATCCAAAGAAGTGTCTATTTTCAATATTGTCAGGTATTACAGTATTTGATAATTCATTAATTTTTTGTTTATTTTGATCACTAACTTCCATTTTTAAAATAGTCTTATTATTAATCATTTCAACAATTGCTTTTTGTTCTTCGGTTAGCTCTTCTTCTGTATTTTCTGCCTCGTTTTCAGTCTCATTTTCAACTGGTTTTTCTTCAGCATTTTTTGCTTTAATTTCATCGAATTTAGTTTGTAATGCTTGAATTGCTTCACTAATTGAGGCTGAAGTTGAATTTTCTTCTTCAACTTTAGCTTTTTGAGTATTTAGTTCATTTTCTAATGCTGTTTTGTCTTCTTCTTTGTCTGTTAGTTTTGTGTTTATATATTCTTCAACTTGGGTTTTTAATGTATTAAAGTTTTCTGTAGCTGTTCTTTTTGCTTCCGCTTCAGCTTCAACTTCTTGATCCTTTTCGCTTTTTGCGTCAGTTGCTTTTTGAATTGCAGCTGATATTTTTTCTGTAGCAGAAGTTAATTCTTCGCTTGTTGAAGTATCTGTTATGCCACTTTTAGCTTCAGTTAATTCGTTTTCAAAAGTGGTTTTTATATCTGCATATAAATCCCCTTCTAAAGATTTTTTAAATTCTTCTGCTACTGCAGATTTTGAATCATAGCTTTCTTTTGCTTGTGCCTTTTTAGCTTCTTCATCATCTTGTGTATTTTTTGAAGTTTTTGCTTCTTCCAATGCTGTGGTTAAACTTTCGGTTTTTGATGTATAAAATTCTACTGTTTTATTTGATTCCTCAGCTCGTTGAACCTCTGTTTTAACCTTATCAAGTTCACCTTGTAATTTATCTTTAATTTCTTTATATTTTTCATCCTCTAAATCTTGTGAAATATATGTTTCAACTTCGGTTATTTTAGCTTCATAAGATTCTTTTGAAGCTTCTTTTAGAGCTATTTCTTCATCAATTTTTGCTTTTTCTGCATTAGCTTCATCAATTGCTGATTGTAATGTTTTACTTGCTTCGTCATAGTTTTCTTTTGTTGAAGTCGCATTAATCGATGTTTCAATTTCGTTAATTATAGATTCTAGGTTTGTTTTTACAGATTGATATTTATCTTCTGTAATTTGATTTAAAACTTCTTTTGCTTCAGCTAGTTTTGATGTATATAATGCTTTTGTATCTTCTAATTCTTTTGTTTCTTTTGCTTCAGCTAGTTTAGAATTTAGTTCATTTTTTAATGTTGTATATAA contains:
- a CDS encoding carbohydrate ABC transporter permease — translated: MLLTSLKLRYKREKSVLKSKQELMTKPYTTTNVLGKIFEWSFKVAILTFFSFLIILPFYFMIEQSLVDPKFYEDQGFKIAWWPFEHSKYVQNGKTFSGAFLGTSLNWSNFSKSIKEGYLQSLVFTAGYTSISVVVRLFFAVSLGYALSMRNWRGKSAFFGLFLSLMVIPEITLISLQYTLVSKAGWIGNGNPFIIVAMIVPFATSIFNAYMYKNAFEAIPNSVKESSMLDGASGIKYFFNIALPMVKATTWTVIILTALASWNSYTWPALLWDSAPGETAGYYAPINLWLFTTGKHEVAPGQVQTILSVRMAATLLAVIPMIVVYFILRKRIMAAISRQGNATKG
- a CDS encoding carbohydrate ABC transporter permease; its protein translation is MNTYFWKKYRIKKTGEALSILNTRTPFWKPFLLMLPSLIVLLFMVIIPFIFVIIGSFRAPSSFREYGWSIDNYYKSKGTVGILNDPKFHTAIINSLLYAVIALPIGLTISILISSAIATIIRKHARSFWQTVFFLPYMTGAVAVSLTFTALFGKSSEGALFPLLYGSGSRWNPFIVILIRGVWGGLAFQVLILTTAMLSVNPDLYKSSAIDGASSSRQFFRITLPSIQKTISFLFTIGIINGIKVFPLALYNNDASQAIAEQGSTLLIYIFQAVRFATAGFGRAMAASVFLFILGVTISYSLKKSVSSIYKLKIKLGEKNVANKLKAEIQKRKISFKI
- a CDS encoding ATP-binding cassette domain-containing protein encodes the protein MEKANSGLTQSDIHSFSKERYQAKKLVPAIEVKDLVIDFGESLAVDNASFVIEKGELVTLLGPSGSGKTTTLNAISGLLRPTSGKLFFSGVDVTKFSPQQRELGLVFQNYALYPHMTVYDNIAFPLLNDKHWKEETIEKSKLAQQKIFELVFKYFNVPEEVISETRTMLYHTIDNPKETRNYLTELKTNFNNIIDKELNDYNFILTKKTALLSNLTKKVLKDIRESKEQAKNSIFNFKKELEKNLNEIKDRQEIAIANDKLNDNDFDSEIASLKQKNKDDITAIKNELKQKISELKRAYVEKYNSTKNEYTQKVKEAKEKLNSKLAEQKADPLNEQIKEIKKRIKLVEKETQTVYSEKIRELLLPIFEQKAIKSTNVKKALNELALKLPEELQKEIKIFSKDVLTIEEAIVRDVLDVAQRVEITKNLGKRPTQLSGGQQQRVAIARAIVKKPKILLLDEPLSNLDAKLRISTRKWIRSIQQELGITTVFVTHDQEEAMSISDKIICMSTAKVQQIGAPMDLYLKPKNEFVAKFLGMPEMTIFETEVKNGYVYYSGKKLTKAPKGYEKETIDLGFRGESLIEDEKGIITGDIKLVEYLGKEIQAQIFIKEINKIANVFLGAKTKYEIGETVKLSIKREELYHMFDVDSKERI
- a CDS encoding thermonuclease family protein; this translates as MKKIPFFLLTPTLAMPLVAISCVNKDAKYYDELQLNSTFSVEKENIDKVGNIFDQKVDITRIKNLETREEETVNISLWEVYSAIDAEIVKIYDGDTMLVRVLEKNERTTAFNVGDEIKIRIALIDTLEQNVRDVTEREKKLAHLDSEYVESILPANTRVRIISENWSDGSYDRKIGYLFFGENYEQNFSINMLANGWTLPRINNNELKNFITDYEKIKKSSIKSYLLPYIARAFNHGYTKQRGFYAKDGVNVVLNGTSQNIKFYTPMDLAKEYIAHGSSLMSDAYQFLYPFNIEKNNAKKFNNAQNNIYEFLDKVNNKK
- a CDS encoding P68 family surface lipoprotein — its product is MKKFEKFLISVGGLSAFSLPLILASCKQEAKFDQVDDGILKLATGFSETNDQGVAMKAIIAEYNNWLNSGTDEEKLQRVNQGYLPVAIDFLPNGYSTGPLTTKLSAKEQKTFWNIIVNYPTAASILAQYSMNLSLDNETYESLGIAPAFKNVNEEIGGNIQKNEKWVVPFSRSSEMQAVNKVVLGKMLKELKEIEGVQYTEGTNTTLLKKYIDYYESVKESDGKAVDEDWKNAKATDEDSRNKAIKEMNLVLSDDIFTSYAELIKFAIAAKRLYPADLNKAIIGIDSLASAINVMNVSKTKGDKSQQYITPSSAHEITGGYDYESFLEENTAQNTLFKELLQTIFDGIKVGAVWIGGGGSYGSNLLTRHKMAISIGSTAGFTHTFVRDGNQEIKYIGEKPNTVSNEATLSASNEEEKAKGIKLKIKSGKYTNNIFAFNLPEGTTVGRFDKQFSSEEAETTVTTKSTEHPNYELYQLDFDGTNIIFSNNKKYAVQESDRSKVIALGTIFKNDGKKYILIDPSLVQKETITADKLLNKQDADWISAPLTKGKEDKKSVFIQGPSLVLVHANERENNATKLFVKWLFNQNISNISIGRDKKKQNFQNIHAIDAFNQYGNYISPTTTYFQDGNTAHSKLNEANKIAFDNFKLIGKDDKYQAAEDISSVLSDKLRDAIGTAGRNLVGSVAANQVVTFEQFLAKIHELFK